AACGATCCATTGGATCATTCCGCCGCAGTTCTCGAAGAAATAGCGCGAAGACCCTGGAAAGCCGAATTCACCGCAATGGGGATGAATCCCAAAAACCTTGACGGCACGTACCTTCGCCTTATGTGGAGGGCCGGATTCCGGGCATTTATGATAACTCCCGAATCGGCATCTCCGACAATGATCAGGAGCTATCGCAAGGGCTTCGATCCGGATGAAGTGTTTCACGCAGCGGAGGCAATCAATAGAACGGAATTTGCTGCCTGGTGGTTTTTTATGATCGGAGGTCCGGGCGAAACCAACAAGACGCTCAAGGAGTCTCTCGATTTTGCCTTGAAGTACTTACAAAAGAACGGACGCCCGGTGACACACGTTGCTCATTTTTTCACAGGAGTGCGAGTATACCCCGGGACGACTCTCTGGGACATCGCATGCAGAGAGGGCTTTGTCTCGGCTGATACGGATGCGGCCACAGCTTTATGGTATCTTTCGGAAGATCTGGATCTCGATGAGGCAGTGAAGCAAATGTCAGAGGCTGCTGCAAGCTGTCCGGAAATATATCTGGGTTTTGACGAACGAGTCCTGGTATTCTCCAAGGTCGCAGCTTTCGTGTTCAAGATGCTGAGACTCCCGAGACCTTATTGGCGATACTTTCGCGCTGCCAACAGCTTGGGTTTGAGCACGGGAATTCGATTCATGTTCAGGCCGCGGGATATTGCCGGACTGCTCAAAGATTCTTTGCGCAAACAGGGATACGCCGGACGTTTGCTCCGTGATACGGTCTCGTGAGTTCGAA
The sequence above is a segment of the Desulfomonile tiedjei DSM 6799 genome. Coding sequences within it:
- a CDS encoding B12-binding domain-containing radical SAM protein; translated protein: MRFGSGVGIVRILLINSNRKEDLLAAPPLGICYVAAAAESAGHEVSVLDLCFAPRNFGRKLEQAIKDFHPEIIGISVRNIDNVNMLHSINYLPEIVQIVQQIRKCTNVPVVVGGSGASLMPSRILRLLKADYIVVSDGEASFVRLLEALEKGDSPAGIPGVGTMENGKFILTKPQLPDFNSIKTPDLGKWIDLRPYLKIGSSYNIQTKRGCRQHCIYCTYNQSIEGNRLRLRSPVDVVDEIQDALFRYGPKSFEFVDSVFNDPLDHSAAVLEEIARRPWKAEFTAMGMNPKNLDGTYLRLMWRAGFRAFMITPESASPTMIRSYRKGFDPDEVFHAAEAINRTEFAAWWFFMIGGPGETNKTLKESLDFALKYLQKNGRPVTHVAHFFTGVRVYPGTTLWDIACREGFVSADTDAATALWYLSEDLDLDEAVKQMSEAAASCPEIYLGFDERVLVFSKVAAFVFKMLRLPRPYWRYFRAANSLGLSTGIRFMFRPRDIAGLLKDSLRKQGYAGRLLRDTVS